A single Pseudomonas sp. DC1.2 DNA region contains:
- a CDS encoding glycosyltransferase family 4 protein — MNTPLSPTLPIIHLLSSGGFYGAERMLLDHCLATPGQHQVLFLDAPPALIARFQEAGVNCQGCAGLGPLLGYLRQRRAERPLINTHNFKGLLFGWVGATFLRLPLVITQHGFTPRSRKQRFYTWLSLQLCRTASVDRVVCVAESIALLHRQASVRAEKLQVIPNGLPATTARQPHNARRQRWLAGYVGRLSSEKGPDLFLDALITLCRQHPQLDGVMLGDGPERDNLLARINAAGLQDRITLPGYQTDMGLWWRQLDALVISSRTEGTPMILLEAMQAGVPVVAFAVGGIPDVLEDHHNGLLAAPTDSAALARHIATLLSEPALARTLSDNARRTQLDRYDLKALAERWSQLYIRTAREARA, encoded by the coding sequence TTGAACACTCCGCTCAGCCCTACCCTGCCGATCATTCATTTGCTCAGCAGTGGCGGCTTCTATGGGGCTGAGCGGATGCTGCTGGACCATTGCCTGGCGACGCCGGGGCAGCACCAAGTGCTGTTTCTCGATGCGCCGCCCGCGTTGATCGCACGCTTTCAAGAAGCCGGGGTGAACTGCCAGGGCTGCGCGGGGCTGGGGCCGCTGCTGGGCTATTTGCGTCAGCGTCGGGCTGAACGGCCGCTGATCAATACACACAATTTCAAAGGCCTGTTGTTTGGCTGGGTCGGCGCGACATTCCTGCGCCTGCCCTTGGTGATTACTCAACACGGCTTCACACCGCGCAGTCGCAAACAGCGCTTCTATACGTGGCTGAGCTTGCAATTGTGCCGCACGGCATCGGTGGATCGCGTGGTCTGTGTCGCCGAAAGCATCGCCCTGCTGCACCGTCAGGCCAGTGTCCGCGCAGAAAAACTGCAAGTGATCCCCAACGGTTTACCGGCCACCACGGCTCGGCAGCCACACAACGCACGCCGGCAACGTTGGCTAGCCGGTTATGTCGGGCGGCTGAGCAGCGAGAAAGGCCCGGACCTGTTTCTGGATGCATTGATTACGTTGTGCCGGCAACACCCGCAACTGGACGGCGTGATGCTCGGCGACGGGCCGGAACGCGACAACCTGCTGGCACGAATCAATGCCGCAGGGCTGCAAGATCGCATCACCCTGCCGGGTTATCAGACCGACATGGGGCTTTGGTGGCGGCAACTCGATGCGCTGGTGATCAGCTCGCGCACCGAAGGCACACCGATGATTTTGCTCGAAGCCATGCAGGCCGGCGTGCCGGTGGTGGCGTTTGCTGTCGGCGGGATTCCCGATGTGCTGGAAGACCACCACAACGGCCTGCTGGCCGCGCCCACCGACAGCGCCGCCCTCGCCCGACACATCGCCACCTTACTCAGCGAGCCGGCACTGGCCCGCACATTGAGCGACAACGCAAGGCGTACACAACTGGATCGCTACGACCTCAAGGCCTTGGCCGAACGCTGGTCGCAGCTGTATATCCGCACTGCACGGGAGGCACGCGCATGA
- a CDS encoding GumC family protein, with amino-acid sequence MNPKENYLHEFFRIFFANKQWVKRVFLIFAVIVLVLPLVLKQSFDITAQVIVQSKKLSQGDATTSLTVDNATFIPPSLADMETESNILRSPALIRQTISELRDKGEYTPNPGVFYTWVAQPFRRFVTTPLREYVINPLRKALGLETDPVRDTALDTLTQQAMDSLKIETLPGSNVISIIYSFGNPAQGTKFVSKLLQNYLASRQELQSIELPQSFYETKKHQYEVRLDGLEGNRLALLESISSSDPKEEITFRLNAINTEEQALNLYQDRLLQSQRWLEYLKTALANATNNKLSDYTFPYTFTTTVDNVAFEDREIKQLGEQLTTQVTRYNNDLAVFQPGSEPMLLTREQISRTRQQFLKIVSNRIQERTNDLAIVSSVIDQKTARIATFKNRIHQLQETQSKLRQMDTEIDALHAAFSTYAQRFAESSATRSLDNDLSNARVLSPPYEPTDPAFPKPLLIIPFGLFTGLLLAIALVYVREFFDHRFKHPAQLTHELGLPVLLVINDQNALPTNPHPNWSVPSFVHWVRN; translated from the coding sequence ATGAATCCAAAAGAAAACTACCTGCACGAGTTCTTCAGGATCTTCTTCGCCAACAAGCAATGGGTGAAGCGTGTTTTCCTGATCTTTGCAGTGATCGTTCTGGTGTTGCCGCTGGTGCTCAAGCAGAGCTTCGACATCACCGCGCAAGTGATCGTGCAATCGAAGAAACTGTCGCAGGGCGACGCGACCACGTCGCTGACCGTGGACAACGCCACCTTCATTCCGCCCTCGCTGGCAGACATGGAAACCGAGAGCAATATCCTGCGCTCGCCTGCGCTGATCCGGCAGACCATCAGCGAGCTGCGGGACAAGGGTGAATACACCCCTAATCCCGGCGTGTTCTACACATGGGTGGCGCAGCCGTTCAGACGTTTCGTGACCACGCCACTGCGCGAATACGTGATTAATCCGCTACGCAAGGCGCTGGGGCTCGAAACCGATCCGGTACGCGACACCGCTCTGGACACACTGACGCAACAGGCCATGGACAGTTTGAAAATCGAGACCCTGCCTGGTTCCAATGTGATCTCCATCATCTACAGTTTTGGCAACCCCGCCCAAGGCACCAAATTTGTCTCGAAACTGCTGCAAAACTACCTGGCCAGCCGCCAAGAATTGCAGTCCATCGAACTGCCGCAATCGTTCTACGAAACCAAAAAGCACCAATATGAAGTACGACTGGATGGCCTGGAAGGTAACCGGCTGGCCTTGCTGGAAAGCATTAGCTCGTCTGATCCAAAGGAAGAAATCACCTTTCGACTCAACGCCATCAACACCGAAGAGCAAGCGCTGAACCTGTACCAGGACCGCCTATTGCAAAGCCAACGCTGGCTTGAGTACCTGAAAACTGCCCTGGCCAATGCCACCAACAACAAGCTGAGCGACTACACCTTCCCCTACACCTTCACCACCACCGTGGACAACGTGGCCTTCGAAGACCGGGAGATCAAACAGCTTGGCGAACAGCTGACGACTCAAGTGACTCGCTACAACAACGATTTGGCGGTATTCCAGCCCGGCAGTGAACCGATGTTGCTGACGCGCGAGCAAATTTCCCGCACCCGCCAGCAGTTTTTAAAAATCGTCAGCAACCGGATTCAGGAACGCACCAACGACTTGGCGATTGTCAGTTCGGTGATCGATCAGAAAACTGCGCGCATCGCCACCTTCAAAAACCGCATCCACCAGTTGCAGGAAACCCAGAGCAAGTTGCGGCAGATGGACACCGAGATCGACGCCTTGCACGCGGCGTTCTCCACCTACGCCCAACGCTTTGCCGAAAGCAGCGCCACCCGATCGCTGGACAACGATTTGTCCAACGCGCGGGTCCTCAGCCCGCCTTACGAGCCGACCGATCCCGCGTTTCCGAAGCCCTTGTTGATCATTCCGTTCGGCCTGTTCACGGGGCTACTGCTGGCAATTGCGCTGGTCTACGTGCGTGAGTTCTTCGATCACCGCTTCAAACACCCGGCGCAACTCACTCACGAACTGGGCCTGCCGGTGCTGTTGGTGATCAACGACCAAAACGCCCTGCCGACCAACCCACACCCCAATTGGTCGGTGCCCAGCTTCGTGCATTGGGTGCGCAATTGA